In Streptomyces sp. 840.1, one DNA window encodes the following:
- a CDS encoding multidrug efflux SMR transporter, whose protein sequence is MAWVLLVIAGLLEVAWSIGMKYTEGFTRLWPSVFTGLGIVASMVLLSHAARTLPIGTAYGVWVGIGAAGAAVLGMVVLHEPVTAARIFFVCLLLVAVVGLKATSGH, encoded by the coding sequence ATGGCGTGGGTTCTGCTGGTGATCGCCGGTCTGCTGGAAGTGGCCTGGTCGATCGGGATGAAGTACACCGAGGGGTTCACCCGGCTGTGGCCGAGTGTGTTCACGGGGCTCGGGATCGTGGCGAGCATGGTGTTGCTGTCCCATGCGGCGCGGACGCTGCCCATCGGTACGGCGTACGGCGTGTGGGTGGGTATCGGCGCGGCCGGTGCCGCGGTGCTGGGCATGGTGGTGCTGCATGAGCCGGTGACGGCTGCCCGGATCTTCTTCGTGTGTCTGCTGCTGGTGGCCGTCGTGGGGCTGAAGGCGACGTCGGGTCACTGA
- a CDS encoding co-chaperone GroES, which produces MSENADDKLPIRMLHDRVLVRSDSPEGERRSGGGILIPATAAVGRRLAWAVVVAVGQNVRSVEPGDRVLYDPEDRAEVEVRGVAYVLMRERDLHAVAADRFEGSVDSTGLYL; this is translated from the coding sequence GTGAGCGAGAACGCGGACGACAAGCTGCCCATCCGGATGCTGCACGACCGTGTGCTGGTCCGGTCCGATTCGCCCGAGGGCGAGCGCCGTTCCGGCGGGGGCATCCTGATTCCGGCGACGGCCGCGGTCGGCCGCCGTCTGGCGTGGGCCGTGGTGGTGGCGGTGGGGCAGAACGTGCGGTCGGTGGAGCCGGGTGACCGGGTGCTGTACGACCCCGAGGACCGGGCCGAGGTCGAGGTGCGGGGGGTGGCGTACGTGCTGATGCGGGAGCGCGATCTGCACGCGGTGGCGGCGGACCGGTTCGAGGGCTCGGTGGATTCGACCGGCCTGTATCTGTAG
- a CDS encoding DUF3618 domain-containing protein: MSDARSPAQIEADIITRREQLAVVLDEIGVRVHPKTIMGDAKAKAAEAVDRTAGRAFVAVNRTVSDVKAQFVTEDGRPRLERVVPAALLAVGVVGLLTVSTRRRKK, translated from the coding sequence GTGTCGGATGCCAGGAGCCCTGCGCAGATCGAGGCGGACATCATCACCAGGCGTGAGCAGCTCGCGGTGGTGCTCGATGAGATCGGGGTGCGGGTGCACCCGAAGACGATCATGGGCGACGCGAAGGCGAAGGCCGCCGAGGCCGTGGACCGGACGGCCGGGCGGGCGTTCGTCGCGGTGAACCGGACGGTGTCGGACGTGAAGGCCCAGTTCGTGACGGAGGACGGCAGGCCGCGGCTGGAGCGGGTCGTTCCGGCGGCGCTGCTCGCGGTGGGTGTGGTGGGTCTGCTCACGGTGTCTACGCGGCGGCGCAAGAAGTAG